The following coding sequences lie in one Hydrogenophaga sp. PBL-H3 genomic window:
- a CDS encoding L-glutamate gamma-semialdehyde dehydrogenase: MPRTTDRLPFPYRSEAGVLAQRLAALQGALDWAAAAVDAAPWVRAVRENPPPFWAMESLLKEYPISSAEGLALMRLAEALLRVPDAETAIALTADQLGRADFDGAADSTLARLSSTAIAMSKKFLPEAGNEPGLMVKLGARTVVAATLRAVQLLGRQFVLGQTIEEGMKEAASARKRQANLSFSFDMLGEGARTDADALRYLASYQNAIAAIARTADPQRAPSQNDGISIKLSALHPRFEDAQHDRVMRELVPRVWQLCEGAAAANLNLTIDAEEVDRLELSLEVFEALAKLVAQHCPQWQGFGLALQAYQTRAVELIEHVATLGRQYRLKFMCRLVKGAYWDAEIKRAQELGLPAYPVFTQKPHTDVSYLACAQALLNASVAIYPQFATHNAGTIAAILQMATRQGVPFELQRLHGMGEGIYREVLKNPAVSCRVYAPVGAHRDLLAYLVRRLLENGANSSFVHQLADESVGMDELLVSPLEQSRPAAMAAALPLPPDLYGMARPNSLGLDLAVVAHREPLLAAHAALVVPTVPEATAAEAQAAVAKAVQAFAGWNHTPVAERAASLRRAADAMQQQQARLCALLVKEAHKGWGDAVSEVREAIDFLRYYANDAERVMAPQTLPGPTGESNTLRLEGRGAWVCISPWNFPLAIFAGQVAAALATGNTVLAKPAEQTPAIALEAVKLLYAAGVPANALQLLHGPGETVGASLVAQPGIAGVVFTGSTQVAKIIQRALAAKDGPIIPLIAETGGINAMLVDSTALPEQVADAVVQSAFRSAGQRCSALRLLCVHEAIADGVIEMIEGAAKELVAGNPSELATDLGPVIDAEAFEGITRHVQRLHTDAKPLLGSRRAAHEQPHVIAPQMFEVGSIAEVTQEIFGPVLQVVRWGGDPMAVVQQINALGYGLTLGIQTRIDSRALALAGAARVGNVYVNRNMIGAVVGVQPFGGEGLSGTGPKAGGPNYLLRFCAEQTLTINTTAAGGNVALFTG; this comes from the coding sequence ATGCCGCGCACCACCGACCGCCTCCCCTTCCCCTACCGTTCTGAGGCCGGTGTGCTGGCCCAGCGCCTGGCCGCGCTGCAGGGCGCGCTCGACTGGGCTGCAGCCGCCGTTGACGCCGCTCCCTGGGTGCGCGCGGTGCGTGAGAACCCGCCGCCGTTCTGGGCCATGGAGAGTTTGCTGAAGGAGTACCCGATCTCCAGCGCCGAAGGCCTGGCCCTCATGCGCTTGGCCGAAGCGCTGCTGCGCGTGCCCGACGCCGAGACCGCGATCGCGCTGACCGCCGACCAGCTCGGCCGCGCGGACTTTGACGGTGCTGCCGATTCGACATTGGCGCGGCTGTCTTCCACGGCGATCGCGATGTCCAAGAAGTTCCTGCCCGAAGCGGGCAACGAGCCGGGCCTCATGGTCAAGCTCGGCGCGCGCACGGTGGTGGCCGCCACGCTGCGCGCGGTGCAGTTGCTCGGCCGCCAGTTCGTGCTGGGACAGACCATCGAAGAAGGCATGAAGGAGGCCGCGTCGGCGCGCAAGCGCCAGGCCAATCTGAGCTTCAGCTTCGACATGCTCGGCGAGGGCGCGCGCACCGATGCCGATGCGTTGCGCTATCTCGCGAGCTACCAGAACGCGATTGCGGCGATCGCCCGAACAGCCGACCCCCAGCGCGCGCCGAGCCAGAACGACGGCATCTCCATCAAGCTCAGCGCGCTGCACCCGCGCTTTGAGGACGCCCAACACGATCGTGTGATGCGCGAACTCGTGCCCCGCGTGTGGCAGCTGTGCGAGGGCGCGGCTGCAGCCAACCTGAACCTGACCATCGATGCGGAAGAAGTCGACCGCCTCGAGCTTTCGCTGGAGGTGTTCGAGGCGCTGGCGAAGCTGGTAGCACAGCATTGTCCGCAATGGCAGGGTTTTGGTCTGGCGCTGCAGGCCTACCAGACGCGCGCGGTCGAACTCATCGAACACGTGGCGACGCTGGGGCGGCAGTACCGGCTCAAGTTCATGTGCCGTCTGGTCAAGGGCGCTTACTGGGATGCCGAGATCAAGCGCGCGCAAGAGCTGGGCCTGCCGGCCTATCCGGTGTTCACGCAGAAACCGCACACCGACGTGAGCTACCTGGCATGTGCACAGGCCTTGTTGAACGCATCCGTTGCGATCTACCCTCAGTTCGCCACCCACAACGCCGGCACGATTGCAGCCATCCTTCAAATGGCAACCAGGCAGGGAGTCCCGTTCGAGCTGCAGCGCCTGCATGGCATGGGCGAAGGCATCTACCGCGAGGTGTTGAAAAACCCGGCCGTGTCGTGCCGCGTCTACGCTCCCGTGGGCGCGCACCGAGACTTGCTGGCCTACCTGGTGCGCCGCCTGCTGGAGAACGGTGCCAACTCTTCTTTCGTGCACCAGCTCGCCGACGAATCGGTGGGCATGGACGAGCTGCTGGTCTCGCCGCTGGAGCAGTCGAGGCCCGCCGCCATGGCCGCAGCGCTTCCGCTGCCGCCCGATCTGTATGGCATGGCACGGCCGAACAGCCTGGGGCTGGATCTCGCCGTGGTCGCGCACCGCGAACCGCTGCTGGCCGCACACGCCGCGCTGGTGGTGCCCACCGTGCCCGAGGCCACAGCCGCAGAGGCGCAGGCGGCCGTGGCGAAAGCCGTGCAGGCCTTCGCGGGCTGGAACCACACGCCGGTGGCCGAGCGCGCCGCTTCGTTGCGCCGCGCGGCCGACGCGATGCAGCAGCAACAGGCGCGCCTGTGTGCCCTGCTGGTGAAGGAAGCGCACAAGGGTTGGGGCGATGCCGTGTCGGAAGTGCGCGAAGCGATCGACTTCCTGCGCTACTACGCGAACGATGCGGAGCGCGTGATGGCGCCGCAGACGCTGCCTGGCCCCACCGGCGAGAGCAACACGCTGCGCCTGGAAGGCCGTGGCGCATGGGTTTGCATCAGCCCCTGGAACTTCCCGCTGGCCATCTTCGCGGGCCAGGTCGCCGCAGCACTGGCCACCGGCAACACCGTGCTGGCCAAGCCGGCCGAGCAGACGCCCGCCATCGCGTTGGAGGCGGTGAAGCTGCTGTACGCCGCCGGCGTGCCGGCCAACGCGTTGCAGCTGCTGCACGGCCCGGGCGAGACCGTGGGCGCATCGCTCGTGGCCCAGCCCGGTATTGCCGGCGTGGTGTTCACCGGCTCCACCCAGGTGGCCAAGATCATCCAGCGCGCTCTGGCCGCGAAAGACGGCCCCATCATCCCGCTGATCGCCGAAACCGGCGGCATCAACGCCATGCTGGTGGACAGCACGGCCTTGCCCGAACAGGTGGCCGACGCGGTGGTGCAGAGTGCATTCCGCAGCGCGGGCCAGCGCTGCTCGGCGCTGCGCCTGCTGTGCGTGCACGAGGCCATTGCCGACGGTGTGATCGAGATGATCGAAGGCGCAGCCAAAGAACTGGTCGCCGGCAACCCGTCCGAGCTGGCCACCGACCTGGGGCCCGTGATCGATGCCGAGGCGTTCGAAGGCATCACCCGCCATGTGCAGCGCCTGCACACCGACGCAAAGCCCTTGCTGGGCAGCCGCCGTGCCGCGCACGAGCAGCCGCACGTGATCGCACCGCAGATGTTCGAGGTGGGTTCCATCGCCGAGGTGACGCAGGAAATCTTCGGACCGGTGCTGCAGGTGGTGCGCTGGGGCGGCGACCCGATGGCCGTGGTGCAGCAGATCAACGCGCTGGGCTACGGCCTCACGCTGGGCATCCAGACCCGCATCGACAGCCGCGCCCTGGCGCTGGCCGGTGCGGCGCGGGTGGGCAACGTCTACGTGAACCGCAACATGATCGGTGCCGTGGTGGGGGTGCAGCCCTTCGGCGGCGAAGGACTCAGCGGCACCGGCCCCAAGGCGGGCGGTCCCAACTACCTGCTGCGCTTCTGCGCCGAGCAGACCCTGACCATCAACACCACCGCCGCCGGCGGCAACGTGGCGCTGTTCACCGGTTGA
- a CDS encoding Lrp/AsnC ligand binding domain-containing protein: MEPSPAEPDRIDLKILKLLQADGRITNLKLAEAVALSPTAVLARTQRLQRDGFILGYEARLNPLKLGRGMMVFVEVLLDRTTPNVFNEFKAAVQVRDEIMECHMVAGGFDYLLKTRMADMAAYRDFAGSVLWQLPGVRETRTYAVMEEVKNSSQLPL; encoded by the coding sequence ATGGAACCCAGTCCTGCCGAACCCGACCGCATCGACCTCAAGATCCTCAAGTTGCTGCAGGCCGACGGCCGCATCACCAATCTCAAGCTCGCCGAGGCGGTGGCGCTCTCGCCCACCGCGGTGCTGGCGCGCACCCAGCGCCTGCAGCGCGATGGCTTCATCCTCGGCTACGAGGCGCGGCTGAACCCCCTGAAGCTCGGGCGCGGGATGATGGTGTTCGTGGAGGTGCTGCTCGACCGCACCACGCCCAACGTGTTCAACGAGTTCAAGGCCGCCGTGCAGGTGCGCGACGAAATCATGGAATGCCACATGGTGGCCGGTGGTTTCGACTACCTGCTCAAGACCCGCATGGCCGACATGGCCGCCTACCGCGACTTCGCAGGCAGCGTGCTGTGGCAACTGCCTGGCGTGCGCGAGACGCGCACCTACGCGGTGATGGAAGAGGTGAAAAACAGCTCACAGCTGCCGCTGTGA
- a CDS encoding YggS family pyridoxal phosphate-dependent enzyme: MTTIEGNLQQVHERLARACRAAARDVSEVTLLAVSKTFDADAVCLALAAGQHAFGENYVQEGTEKIAALRLLRPHAALQWHCIGPLQSNKTRPVAEHFDWVQSVDRLKIAQRLSEQRPANLPPLQVCLQVNVDGGANKSGVAPDALAELAMAVARLPRLQLRGLMCIPEPAPDFGTQRDLFLRAKGLFDQLNAQGLGLDTLSLGMSDDLEAAVAAGSTMVRVGRGVFGSRPARS; this comes from the coding sequence ATGACGACCATCGAAGGCAATCTCCAACAGGTTCACGAGCGATTGGCACGGGCTTGCAGGGCGGCTGCTCGGGATGTGAGCGAGGTCACCTTGCTCGCGGTTTCCAAGACTTTCGATGCAGACGCCGTCTGTCTGGCGCTGGCCGCCGGTCAGCATGCTTTTGGAGAGAACTACGTCCAGGAAGGCACCGAAAAGATCGCAGCCTTGCGCCTGTTGCGTCCCCATGCTGCGTTGCAATGGCATTGCATCGGACCGTTGCAAAGCAACAAAACACGGCCGGTGGCGGAGCACTTTGACTGGGTGCAGTCGGTCGATCGGCTCAAGATCGCTCAACGCCTGAGCGAACAGCGTCCAGCCAACCTGCCGCCCTTGCAGGTGTGCCTGCAGGTCAATGTCGATGGTGGGGCGAACAAGTCGGGTGTGGCTCCCGATGCGTTGGCGGAGCTGGCCATGGCGGTTGCCCGGTTGCCACGGTTGCAGCTACGCGGGCTGATGTGCATTCCCGAACCAGCGCCGGATTTCGGGACCCAGCGTGACCTGTTCCTGCGCGCCAAAGGTCTGTTCGATCAGCTCAACGCACAGGGCCTGGGCCTGGACACCTTGTCCCTGGGCATGAGCGACGACCTCGAAGCGGCTGTCGCCGCCGGCTCGACGATGGTGCGGGTGGGGCGGGGCGTGTTCGGTAGCCGGCCCGCCCGCAGCTGA